A genomic segment from Cricetulus griseus strain 17A/GY chromosome 8, alternate assembly CriGri-PICRH-1.0, whole genome shotgun sequence encodes:
- the Ints13 gene encoding integrator complex subunit 13 isoform X2, which yields MRIFSESHKTVFVVDHCPYMAESCRQHVEFDMLVKNRTPGIIPLAPISKSLWTCSVESSMEYCRIMYDIFPFKKLVNFIVSDSGAHVLNSWTQEDQNLQELMAALATVGPPNPRADPECCSILHGLVAAVETLCKITEYQHEARTLLMENAERVGNRGRIICITNAKSDSHVRMLEDCVQETIHEHNKLAANSDHLMQIQKCELVLIHTYPVGEDSLVSDRPKKELSPVLTSEVHSVRAGRHLATKLNVLVQQHFDLASTTITNIPMKEEQHANTSANYDVELLHHKDAHVDFLRSGDTHSGGSSREGPFKETVTLKWCTPRTNSIELHYCTGAYRISPVDVNSRPSSCLTNFLLNGRSVLLEQPRKSGSKVISHMLSSHGGEIFLHVLSSSRSILEDPPSISEGCGGRVTDYRITDFGEFMRENRLTPFLDPRYKMDASLEIPLERAKDQLEKHTRYWPMIISQTTIFNMQAVVPLASVIVKESLTEEDVLNCQKTIYNLVDMERKNDPLPISTVGTRGKGPKRDEQYRIMWNELETLVRAHVSNSEKHQRVLECLMACRSKPPEEEERKKRGRKREDREDKSEQAAKEHGPEKPRPDSDRLKGILERGKEELAEAEVIKDSPDSPEPPNKKPLVEMDETPHMEKSKGPMSLLSLWSNRINTANSRKHQEFAGRLNSVNNRAELYQHLKEENGMETTENGKASRQ from the exons ATGAGGATTTTTTCTGAGTCTCACAAGACGGTGTTTGTTGTGGATCACTGCCCGTACATGGCAGAGTCATGCAGACAGCATGTGGAGTTTGACATGCTGGTGAAGAACAGGACCCCAGGGATCATCCCCTTGGCTCCCATCTCCAAGTCCCTGTGGACTTGCTCAGTGGAGTCTTCCATGGAATATTGTAGGATAATGTATGATATATTCCCTTTCAAGAAGCTG GTGAATTTCATTGTGAGTGACTCCGGGGCACATGTTCTGAATTCTTGGACTCAAGAAGACCAGAACTTACAGGAG CTCATGGCAGCACTGGCTACTGTGGGCCCCCCTAACCCTCGGGCAGACCCTGAGTGCTGCAGCATTCTGCATGGGCTTGTCGCAGCCGTGGAGACCCTGTGCAAAATCACTGAGTACCAACATGAGGCTCGAACGTTACTCATGGAGAATGCAGAGCGAGTTGGGAATAGAGGACGAATCATCTGTATTACAAATGCAAAAAG TGATAGTCATGTACGCATGCTTGAAGACTGTGTCCAAGAAACAATTCATGAGCATAACAAGCTTGCTGCAAATTCAGATCA tctcatgCAGATTCAAAAATGTGAGTTGGTCTTGATTCACACCTACCCGGTTGGTGAAGATAGCCTTGTGTCTGACCGTCCTAAAAAAGAA CTCTCCCCCGTTTTGACCAGTGAAGTCCACAGTGTCCGAGCTGGGCGGCACCTCGCTACCAAGCTGAATGTTCTGGTGCAGCAGCATTTTGACTTGGCCTCGACCACCATCACCAACATTCCCATGAAG GAAGAGCAGCACGCCAACACATCCGCCAACTACGACGTGGAGCTACTTCACCACAAAGACGCGCACGTAGATTTCCTCAGAAGTG GTGATACCCACTCAGGTGGCAGCAGTAGAGAAGGTCCATTTAAAGAGACGGTAACCCTGAAGTGGTGCACACCCAGGACCAACAGCATCG aaCTACACTATTGCACTGGAGCATATCGAATTTCACCAGTAGATGTAAATAGTAGaccttcttcctgcctcactAATTTTCTTCTCAATG GTCGCTCTGTGTTGTTGGAGCAGCCGAGAAAGTCAGGTTCCAAAGTCATCAGCCACATGCTTAGCAGCCATGGAGGAGAGATCTTTCTGCATGTCCTCAGCAGCTCTCGATCCATTCTAGAAGATCCGCCTTCCATCAGTGAAGGCTGTGGAGGAAGAGTGACAGACTACCGGATTACA GATTTTGGTGAATTTATGAGGGAAAACAGGTTAACTCCTTTTCTAGACCCCAGATATAAAATGGATGCAAGTCTAGAGATCCCGCTGGAACGTGCAAAGGACCAGTTAGAAAAGCACACTCGTTACTGGCCCATGATTATTTCACAAACCACCATTTTCAACATGCAAGCG gtaGTTCCATTAGCCAGTGTTATTGTGAAAGAGTCTTTGACAGAAGAAGACGTGCTAAACTGTCAAAAGACGATATACAACTTGGTTGATATGGAAAGGAAAAATGACCCCCTTCCTATTTCTACAGTTGGTACCAGAGGAAAGGGCCCTAAAAG AGACGAGCAGTACCGCATCATGTGGAACGAGTTAGAAACGCTTGTCAGAGCCCATGTCAGCAACTCCGAGAAGCATCAGAGGGTCCTGGAGTGTCTGATGGCGTGTCGGAGCAAACCCCCCGAAGAAGAGGAGCGGAAGAAgcgagggaggaagagggaggacaGGGAGGACAAGTCGGAGCAGGCGGCGAAGGAGCATGGGCCGGAGAAGCCGCGGCCAGACTCAGACAG GTTGAAAGGTATTTTAGAACGAGGGAAAGAAGAGTTGGCCGAAGCAGAGGTTATAAAGGACTCACCTGATTCCCCAGAACCACCAAACAAAAAGCCCCTTGTTGAAATGGATGAGACGCCACACATGGAAAAGTCTAAAG